One genomic window of Glycine max cultivar Williams 82 chromosome 16, Glycine_max_v4.0, whole genome shotgun sequence includes the following:
- the LOC100779813 gene encoding carboxylesterase 1 has product MSKQPIDPFRHINIVLNPNGTLNRLRHIPSTAPSSDPTLPVLTKDITINQQNNTWLRLFLPRIALSPNPKKLPLIVFFHGSGFIVTSAASTMFHDFCAAMSAAVPAVVASVEYRLAPEHRLPAAYDDAAEALEFIRDSSEEEEWLTKHADMSNCYLMGSSAGATIAYFAGLRATDTASDLSPLKIRGLILRQVFFGGTQRSKSEVRLENDEVLPLCVTDLLWELALPVGVDRDHEYCNPRAEKWVGKMGKMRELGWRVLVSGNGGDPVIDREKDLVLLLEEKGVVVVSDFDEEGCHGVEFGDESKANQLIQVVKRFVS; this is encoded by the coding sequence ATGTCTAAACAACCCATTGATCCCTTTCGCCACATCAACATAGTTCTCAACCCTAACGGAACCCTAAATCGCTTGCGCCATATTCCCAGCACCGCACCCTCTTCCGACCCCACTCTCCCAGTTCTCACCAAAGACATCACCATCAACCAACAAAACAACACATGGCTCCGCTTATTCCTCCCCCGAATAGCACTATCCCCAAACCCTAAGAAGCTACCTCTCATCGTTTTCTTCCACGGCAGCGGCTTCATCGTAACCAGCGCCGCCTCCACTATGTTCCACGACTTCTGCGCCGCCATGTCCGCCGCCGTCCCCGCCGTGGTGGCCTCTGTCGAATACCGCCTCGCGCCGGAGCACCGTCTCCCGGCGGCGTATGACGACGCGGCGGAAGCCTTGGAGTTTATCCGAGACAGCAGCGAGGAAGAAGAATGGTTGACCAAACACGCCGACATGTCTAATTGCTATCTCATGGGGAGCAGTGCGGGGGCCACAATCGCCTACTTCGCGGGTCTACGCGCGACCGACACGGCGAGCGATCTCTCGCCGTTGAAGATCAGAGGGCTGATATTGCGGCAGGTGTTTTTCGGTGGGACCCAGAGGAGCAAATCCGAGGTTAGGCTGGAGAACGACGAGGTTCTTCCGCTGTGTGTGACGGATTTGTTGTGGGAGCTGGCGCTGCCGGTTGGCGTTGACCGTGATCACGAGTATTGCAATCCGAGGGCTGAGAAGTGGGTTGGGAAAATGGGGAAGATGAGGGAGCTAGGGTGGAGGGTGTTGGTGAGTGGGAATGGAGGGGACCCTGTGATTGATCGTGAGAAGGACTTGGTGTTGTTGTTGGAGGAGAAGGGTGTGGTTGTGGTGAGTGATTTTGATGAAGAAGGGTGCCATGGGGTGGAGTTTGGTGATGAATCCAAAGCAAACCAACTCATTCAGGTAGTCAAACGTTTTGTTTCATGA
- the LOC100792597 gene encoding carboxylesterase 1, translating into MMIVFKHSTMMPFFSFTHYKSFWRSSIAFAFAFAFFLTFLLIANSLTLQTQSTTIPCNKDPYKELNLIPNPNGTVTRPNKPPQSPPAPDPNLNTLVLSKDLSINQSKSTWARVYLPRVALDHSSKLPLLVFFHGGGFIFLSAASTIFHDFCFNMANDVVAVVASIEYRLAPEHRLPAAYEDAVEALQWIKTNRDDWLTNYVDYSNVFLMGSSAGGNIAYNAGLHAAAVDENQIPKIQGLILVQPFFSGTRRTGSELRLENEPHLALCANDALWELSLPVGVDRDHEYCNPTAGNGPARMGMIKRRGWWVLVTGCGGDPLVDRQVQLVRLMQRKGVRVVGHFTPGDYHGVQDRDPLKARELYGVIQTFISALN; encoded by the coding sequence ATGATGATAGTTTTCAAACATTCAACCATGATGCCCTTCTTCTCTTTCACACACTACAAATCCTTTTGGAGATCTTCAATTGCATTTGCATTTGCATTTGCATTTTTCTTAACCTTTCTCTTGATTGCAAACTCACTCACTCTCCAAACCCAATCCACTACAATCCCATGCAACAAAGACCCCTACAAGGAACTAAACCTTATCCCTAACCCAAACGGCACCGTCACGCGCCCCAACAAACCCCCCCAGAGCCCGCCCGCACCGGATCCCAACCTCAACACCCTCGTACTCTCCAAAGACCTCTCCATCAACCAATCAAAAAGCACATGGGCGAGGGTCTACCTACCCCGCGTAGCACTGGATCACAGCTCCAAACTCCCGTTATTGGTTTTCTTCCATGGTGGCGGCTTCATTTTCCTCAGTGCGGCCTCAACAATCTTCCACGATTTTTGCTTCAACATGGCAAACGACGTCGTTGCGGTCGTTGCGTCCATCGAATACCGTCTCGCACCGGAACACAGACTCCCCGCGGCGTACGAGGATGCCGTGGAGGCGCTGCAGTGGATCAAAACCAACCGAGATGATTGGCTGACAAACTACGTCGATTACTCCAACGTTTTTCTCATGGGGAGTAGTGCCGGGGGAAACATAGCCTACAACGCGGGTCTACATGCAGCCGCGGTTGATGAAAATCAGATTCCTAAGATCCAAGGGCTTATTTTGGTTCAACCGTTTTTCAGTGGGACCCGCAGGACAGGTTCGGAGCTGAGGTTAGAAAACGAACCGCATTTAGCGCTGTGTGCTAATGACGCGTTGTGGGAGTTGTCGTTACCCGTTGGGGTTGACCGTGATCACGAGTATTGCAATCCAACGGCGGGGAATGGTCCTGCTAGAATGGGAATGATCAAACGGCGTGGATGGTGGGTGCTGGTTACCGGTTGTGGCGGTGATCCACTTGTGGATCGACAGGTGCAGCTTGTGAGGTTGATGCAAAGGAAGGGAGTGAGAGTTGTGGGGCATTTCACACCAGGGGATTATCATGGGGTTCAAGATCGTGATCCATTGAAGGCAAGGGAGCTATATGGGGTAATTCAAACTTTTATTTCAGCTTTAAATTAA
- the LOC100793127 gene encoding uncharacterized protein: MGDKGDTTKKQQSQQQQPQSHHHHQQQQQTQQQISSSPKAPHEEPITEVRPIHHHHHQQLSPVVVATGAPPFIPSPLYVSSGASSSPFEPQFETLNPKRPRYSGQWKQLLPSPPAQQKQSQMAMLPTSESSPSPTTHTSSNPLQQQQPQTQTASSSDTSSSPTHSLPLLSGEGTKQEGEQIHQQLRKGKYVSPVWKPNEMLWLARAWKEQYKGGGGVGGSDFSSRAEQQAELGITRAKTRADKDKEVAEFLKRHGVNRDAKTAGTKWDNMLGEFRKVYEWERGGEREQIGKSYFRLSPYERKLHRLPASFDEDVFEELAQFMGSRMRSSHGRAVSSLGSGDEARTALAATRALPPPPRPFKDDEIPLSARTKQLALTSGGEPFFHGSRGGLLGLDTLLDVTGSSSSSSKELRRIGKIRMSWEESVSLWAEEGEVHRGRVKLQSSSFLNADELTCFDDAMVPCPMEYFEDGPLKGFSVDRFVSGQQVKVFGRRKSSPASDSSSAGFAERVQFPSKALPIRSIATLDFRDPSDYYMECFLRASPQTLPSLLELKRHLQEPPPEDLRFPLRRDVYEDLPQGKELFFTTTSEPLDCRAIMFEIVGPIIRPSLNPTSSSRDSFIPLWDDCINRVIQKFCPENLTLIRKPTSSPPPTATTAAATATESTNLLLQDQWPNITGFVNNYCLWRGEETHQLTETQPNPSTTLVAKLLWTYMDLPYILGYYAVANTVTFCAMSRSQEGIINRTDLLELNLTTPTERLKALVPCFRIGLLLPLLSKRCSSIISNSKGFAYSDFERVCYGNGVVTEVTPNTCTRMFSEKRKWMAVKEVYEILDHRIPHAEVLVGVSERELGLSFKPRGCRVRPGNCEELVEALKYVTKALVALHDLSFMHRDLKWEKVMRRMDSREEEWFVCGFDEAAGAPELKGWRVTGEREGNAPEMERGLHGVKVDVWGVGNLIRTCGLGGVPKMLRELQSRCMEQNPEQRPTAADCYHHLLQLQSSLSAATAAAGGGIMM, encoded by the exons ATGGGTGACAAGGGAGACACAACCAAGAAACAACAATCTCAACAGCAGCAACCTCAATctcaccaccaccatcaacaacaacaacaaacacaacAGCAAATTTCATCTTCTCCCAAAGCCCCACATGAGGAACCCATCACAGAAGTTAGGCcaatccaccaccaccaccaccaacaactTTCACCAGTTGTCGTTGCAACTGGAGCACCCCCTTTCATTCCAAGTCCTTTATATGTTTCAAGTGGTGCAAGTTCCTCACCCTTTGAGCCTCAGTTTGAGACACTGAACCCAAAGAGGCCCAGATACAGTGGACAATGGAAGCAGCTTCTACCTTCTCCTCCTGCACAACAAAAACAGTCCCAAATGGCCATGCTTCCCACCTCAGAATCAAGCCCTTCACCTACTACTCACACTTCATCAAACCcactacaacaacaacaaccccaaacacaaacagcttCTTCATCAGACACTTCCTCATCTCCAACACACTCTCTCCCGTTGCTCTCAGGAGAAGGGACCAAGCAAGAGGGAGAGCAAATTCACCAGCAACTCAGAAAAGGGAAATACGTGAGTCCAGTTTGGAAGCCCAACGAGATGCTGTGGCTGGCAAGAGCTTGGAAGGAACAATAcaaaggtggtggtggtgttggtggatctgatttttcttcaagagCAGAACAACAAGCGGAATTGGGAATCACAAGAGCGAAAACTAGGGCTGATAAAGATAAAGAAGTGGCTGAGTTTCTCAAGAGGCATGGGGTGAATAGAGATGCTAAAACTGCAGGTACTAAATGGGATAACATGTTGGGAGAGTTCAGGAAAGTGTACGAATGGGAAAGAGGGGGTGAGAGGGAACAAATTGGGAAGAGTTATTTCAGGCTTTCGCCTTATGAGAGAAAGTTGCATAGACTCCCAGCTTCTTTTGATGAAGATGTTTTTGAAGAGCTTGCACAGTTCATGGGTTCCAGAATGAGATCCTCTCATGGCAGAGCTGTTTCCTCTTTAGGGTCAGGAGATGAAGCTAGAACAGCTCTTGCTGCTACAAGAGCACTTCCACCACCTCCTCGACCTTTTAAAGATGATGAAATCCCTCTTTCAG CTAGGACAAAGCAATTGGCTTTGACAAGTGGGGGTGAACCTTTCTTTCATGGGTCAAGAGGGGGTTTATTAGGGTTAGACACTCTCTTAGACGTTAcaggttcttcttcttcttcatccaaAGAACTCCGAAGAATTGGGAAGATAAGAATGTCATGGGAGGAATCAGTGAGTTTGTGGGCAGAAGAAGGTGAAGTCCATAGAGGGAGAGTGAAGCTTCAATCTTCAAGCTTTCTGAACGCAGACGAACTCACTTGCTTCGATGATGCCATGGTGCCATGCCCCATGGAATATTTCGAAGATGGCCCACTGAAGGGTTTCTCTGTGGACAGATTCGTTTCGGGTCAGCAAGTCAAAGTTTTTGGCAGAAGAAAGTCTTCTCCAGCCTCAGATTCTTCTTCTGCTG GTTTTGCTGAAAGAGTCCAATTTCCCTCCAAAGCACTTCCCATAAGAT CAATTGCTACATTGGATTTCCGAGACCCAAGCGATTACTACATGGAATGCTTCCTACGTGCGTCCCCGCAAACcctcccaagcctcttggagctTAAGCGTCACTTGCAAGAACCCCCACCCGAAGACCTACGTTTTCCTCTCCGAAGAGACGTGTACGAGGATCTTCCTCAAGGGAAGGAACTCTTCTTCACGACAACATCCGAACCCTTGGACTGCAGAGCCATCATGTTCGAAATTGTGGGCCCCATCATCCGCCCCTCCCTCAACCCTACGTCATCCAGCCGCGACTCCTTCATTCCCCTCTGGGACGATTGCATCAACCGCGTCATCCAAAAATTCTGCCCCGAAAATCTCACCCTAATCCGAAAACCCACGTCATCACCCCCACcaacagcaacaacagcagcagcaacagcaaCGGAATCCACGAATTTGTTATTACAAGACCAATGGCCGAACATAACAGGTTTTGTCAACAACTATTGCTTATGGAGAGGCGAAGAAACGCACCAGTTAACAGAGACGCAGCCAAATCCATCAACCACGTTAGTTGCTAAATTACTATGGACCTACATGGATTTACCCTACATACTCGGATACTATGCAGTTGCCAATACGGTGACGTTTTGCGCGATGAGTAGGTCCCAAGAAGGAATAATCAACCGCACTGATTTACTAGAACTGAATTTAACCACCCCAACGGAAAGGTTAAAGGCTTTAGTTCCGTGTTTTCGGATCGGATTGTTGCTGCCATTGCTGAGTAAGCGTTGCAGTAGTATTATAAGTAACTCCAAGGGCTTTGCTTACAGTGATTTTGAGAGGGTTTGTTACGGTAACGGGGTGGTGACTGAGGTGACGCCGAACACGTGCACGAGGATGTTTTCGGAAAAGAGAAAGTGGATGGCGGTTAAGGAGGTTTATGAGATACTCGATCATAGGATTCCGCATGCGGAGGTTTTGGTTGGGGTTTCGGAGAGGGAACTGGGGTTGTCGTTTAAGCCAAGGGGGTGCCGTGTGAGGCCAGGGAACTGCGAGGAGCTGGTGGAGGCGTTGAAGTACGTGACGAAGGCTTTGGTGGCGCTGCACGACTTGTCGTTTATGCATAGGGATTTGAAGTGGGAGAAGGTGATGAGGAGGATGGATAGTAGGGAGGAGGAGTGGTTTGTGTGCGGGTTTGATGAGGCGGCGGGGGCGCCGGAGCTGAAGGGGTGGCGCGTGACGGGGGAGCGTGAGGGGAACGCGCCGGAGATGGAGAGAGGGCTGCATGGGGTTAAGGTGGATGTGTGGGGGGTGGGAAACTTGATAAGGACGTGTGGGTTGGGAGGGGTGCCCAAGATGCTTAGGGAGTTGCAGAGTCGGTGCATGGAGCAGAACCCGGAGCAGAGGCCCACGGCGGCGGACTGCTACCACCACCTGCTGCAGCTGCAGTCGTCGCTGTCAGCAGCAACCGCAGCCGCCGGGGGAGGCATCATGATGTGA